A window of Punica granatum isolate Tunisia-2019 chromosome 8, ASM765513v2, whole genome shotgun sequence genomic DNA:
CCCTACGCCATGGCGGAGCTTGGGTGGTACGTACATTTATTCCAATACTCAATTCCATCGCATCTAGAGAATTTAATCATCGTGGTCTAATGGTTGAGACTACTCTAGTTGATCGAGATGTCTACTTGATCCGGGCGGCCAAGATATGCTTTGATATTTgcttaatgtttttttttttttatgcagGGGACCAGGCATAACAGTTTTGACCATGTCATGGATCATTACCCTGTTCACGCTATGGCAGATGGTTCAGATGCACGAGATGGTGCCCGGGAAGAGGTTCGACCGATACCACGAGCTAGGCCAGCATGCATTCGGGCCGAAGCTTGGTCTATGGATAGTGGTGCCACAACAGCTCCTGGTGGAGGTCGGGACTGATATCGTGTACATGGTCACTGGAGGCAAGTCCATCCAGAAGTTCTATGCCTCAGTCTGCCCCGATTGCAAGCCCATGAAGACCACCTACTTCATCATGATGTTCGCCGCGGTTCAGTTTGGGCTCTCCCACGTCCCCAGCTTCAACGATATCGCTGGTGTCTCTGTTATCGCTGCCATCATGTCACTCAGGTAATTAAGTTTAACAATTATAAAGAGGAATAACCgcacgatatatatatattcaactcTATTGCCGGCCTCTGCGGCCGTTGCTGCCGTGTCCCTTtggtgaaattaattaaattcatcGGTCAGTCCATCCTATAACTATTCtcgtatatatgtatatatatatatatatatgtttaggTCACCGGCCAATATCCACAATAACGGCATGCATGATGTCACAGTTACTCGACGATTGCTTGGATTGCGGCTCTGAAGAGGGGGGTCCAACCCGGTGTAAGTTACAAGCCAAAAGGAACGACTCCAGCAGGAAGAGTTTTCGGGTTCTTAGCGGCGCTGGGGGATGTGTCATTCTCCTTCGCAGCACATAGCGTGGTGCTGGAGATCCAGGCAACCATCAAGTCCACGCCAGAGAAGCCATCAAAGAAGCCTATGTGGAAGGGTTCACTGTTTGCCTACATCATCGTGGCCGCATGCTACTTCCCCGTCTCGATCGTCGGATTCTACATCTTCGGTGACTCCGTGCAAGACAACATTCTCATCTCCCTCGAGAAGCCCCGATGGCTCATCGCTGCTGCTAACATGTTCGTTGTCATCCACGTGATCGGAAGCTATCAGGTGCGTATGTTTGCATACcgtatatgtaaatatatatatgcatgcatgcccTACCAGGTTGGAGCTCATACGTACCATGCATTCTCTATAATTATTGGTATGGTCAATGGTGCAGGTCTTTGCTATACCAGTTTTTGATATGATGGAATCGTATATGGTTAAATCAATGAAGCTCAAGCCAACGTGGTATCTCCGATTCATCTCACGTAACATATATGTTGGTGAGTATATAGTTAACTTTCCATATTATAACTTCGTTCGTACTGGGAATTATGCAACACATGCTatacaatcaaatttttttttggataagcgGCAATATATTATTGATCAAAAAACATTTATAGTGGACACTACATATCCAAAGGACttagattgaaaataaaaaaaaaattgattgtatatttcatctcaactattcattactttttcacattttttctcataattcaataacacaatcattacaattcaattaaaatcaaaattcaactctacttaattctaaaacaaaacacacCATTAATTCTAGCTGCACAAGAGTAGGTCTTCTTTCGCTCAAAATTGTTCAAAGATAAAACTTTCAGCTTTACAGATTGCATGATTTGCTGAACCAAACTCGCTACAGTGGAGGTCTTCCTTTGTTAGATTCTTGTATTGCGCTCCCTCCATATAtacaatcaattaaattatcaaCTATGCTTACTATTAATGCCTAATTGTTGGTATACTAATAATTGTGTGTAAGTCTCAGGTCTTACCATGTTCTTGGCCATAACATTCCCATTCTTCGGAGGGCTCCTCAGTTTCTTCGGTGGATTTGCTTTCGTTCCAACGACATACTTTGTAAGCCctgagatattttttttttactgaaaaaaataaaataatagcgagcgcacacacacacatatatatatacacacacgtaCAACTCAAAGTAATTCGATATTTTTTGTCGCGTGTTATTTGACAGATTCCTTGCATCATCTGGCTCATCCTATACAAACCGAGGAGATTTACCTTATCTTGGATAGTGAATTGGGTAAAGCTCgctataattaatttaattaagatTATTATTCTCGTTCCaaatttatgaattaataactatatatatatatatatatatatattaattttactccAATTAATCCTCGCCAATCGAGACTAATTTTGAATAACCCCATTTTCGAATTTCAGTTTTGCATCATTATCGGGGTATGTTTGCTGATCCTTGCACCGATTGGAGCCTTGAGGCAGATAATCGTTCTCTCCAAGGGGTTCAAGTTCTATTCTTGAGAATAGATTCACAAATATCTTCCCTTTTTCCTTCtggtacctttttttttttaatttttttacgaTGGGAAGGAATTGGAGTCTCAAGGAGAAGAAGGATTGGTTAGCATTTGGTAGTAACCATATGTCTGCATATATTGTATTTATGTTATCtcattgatttttttgggATGGGTGAATACATAATTCAATCACCTATacctataattaaattaaatgactGAAAATTTATATTCCTCATGCACTTGTAAATTTGCAGCTCTCTTATTTTATATCAATGATAGGAGAGGTTCAAGGGCCTGGTATACaaagaaataaattgaaataaaagagCACGATGCCTTCTTCAATTTCCTGCTTAATTCAATTGACAGTTGATTGACCAGTATCGAGTCTACGCATATATATTGCAAAATTACAATATTATGCATATGGTTAGTTATTAAATCAAATCATTagatttttcttaaaatataaattaaagggAAGAATCGATTGCTTGTTATGATCCGGCGACGGgaataaagagagagaatttaggaTATATATCTCAACCGAAATAACAAATTTTATTGCCAATTCAAAATTCAACGTTCTAAACAAGATATACATTCTCTACCCCAATCCAATCCCTTCACTAATTAAACAATAGTTCATAGTCAAagtaaattatcaaaattaatttgttttattaagcaaaataaaaattattaaattttattatcaaaCGTTAAGAGAGAAATCGGTCATTTTGTTAACTAGTCAGGGTAGGTCAAGAATATGAGAGAATATATCTAGAAAGTTCAggttaaataataataataataataataataataataacaataatagaGAAAGTTCAAgttgttttctctcttttgAATCTAGAAAGTTTGGgacaatatttctttttttttttttgaaactaGAAAGTTAATAAGGCCGGATATAATGCTAGATTTTCGTTAGACTTAATTAATAGAAGGTGGTTCGAATAGGATTACAATCAGTTGCTTGGTCTACACCACGATGACTTATATCTAACCTGTACTGTTATTATAGGTGGATAGAAAAGGTCTTCATGCCATTACATTGTCCGACTCTCTActcatatatattatgcagatgattaattaatcatagctgatattctaatttatttatagatttttGTTTCAGAAGACAATAAACAAGAATCAGTCACTCATTCAGAACCGCAATAAGGGGAGAAAACTAATTAGGATATATCTCCTAATAGCAAAAATTTGTGAATCCCctatattatttgaaaaacgaaaaatatacatattttgtatttgtgtaataactaatatttatttaaagattatgcaaaacagtatatcaaattacattatttatCACATGCACTGCatttagtgtatatatatatatgtatatatataataaccaattcaaaattcaaacaGTTTAAACAAAACGTAAAATAtaactaacaaaaaaaaacgaaaCAACATATAGAATCTGATATAAAAGCGAGACTAACTAAGTTTGATTCTCACCGAGTAGAATTTTCTGTGtcccaatatttttttattttatttttctcttctaaGTCTATAGGCCTCGTTTatgacttaaaaaaaaagaaattaaaaagagaaaaaaagaaaaactataccctgaaaatttgaattaactgattatatCATACTTATCTATATAAGCAATAGATATGCGCTGCTTTTGAGTTTTGAGTTTGGAATTTAACTGTCATCCTTTCCATCTCCACGATTACTGGCATGGGTTCGTATCTATGGGTCACCCGTATTGCGCATAATACGCATATTATCCCTTAAacagattttcttttttacgtggatatatatatatatatatatagcaatatctataatatatatggcgGTAGATGGATACGAAGCCAAATTATTTGAGATTCCATACAA
This region includes:
- the LOC116188930 gene encoding lysine histidine transporter 2-like — its product is MSHSRGSRKNETSNKEARGPMEKEEELNQWLAITRSRDGKWWYSAFHNVTAMVGAGVLGLPYAMAELGWGPGITVLTMSWIITLFTLWQMVQMHEMVPGKRFDRYHELGQHAFGPKLGLWIVVPQQLLVEVGTDIVYMVTGGKSIQKFYASVCPDCKPMKTTYFIMMFAAVQFGLSHVPSFNDIAGVSVIAAIMSLSYSTIAWIAALKRGVQPGVSYKPKGTTPAGRVFGFLAALGDVSFSFAAHSVVLEIQATIKSTPEKPSKKPMWKGSLFAYIIVAACYFPVSIVGFYIFGDSVQDNILISLEKPRWLIAAANMFVVIHVIGSYQVFAIPVFDMMESYMVKSMKLKPTWYLRFISRNIYVGLTMFLAITFPFFGGLLSFFGGFAFVPTTYFIPCIIWLILYKPRRFTLSWIVNWFCIIIGVCLLILAPIGALRQIIVLSKGFKFYS